From the genome of Triticum aestivum cultivar Chinese Spring chromosome 3B, IWGSC CS RefSeq v2.1, whole genome shotgun sequence, one region includes:
- the LOC123067090 gene encoding aspartic proteinase nepenthesin-1-like, with product MEISLVLIVLVLCSTAATLVTCSSAGFHMELTHVDSKGGYTAAERVQRAMASSRQRLASFVDVTVPVHWNTSQYIAEYMIGTPPQRAEALIDTGSDLIWTQCSTCKQCVKQGQPLYNASKSETFHAVSCNDTLCLANQEHSCRRDGSCNFGALYGAGDASGTIDTEVFAFQNGSARLTFGCVESLMIYPGSLDEASGLIGLGRGPLSLVSQASASKFSYCHTPYLRSNATAGASSHLFVGASASLSGGSPVMSMSFVQGPKEYPFYYVPLVGISVGQTRLSIPPTVFALKEDGTSGGVIIDSGSPTTALAEKAYAPLREELRRQLNGSLVPPPADSEMDLCVAVAQEKKVPSMVLHFSGGADMVLPPENYWVPLDSSTSCMVMDTSNDMSIIGNFQLQNIHLLYDLAKDELSFQTADCSKL from the coding sequence ATGGAAATAAGCCTGGTGCTGATCGTTCTTGTGTTGTGCTCCACTGCTGCTACCCTAGTTACTTGTAGTAGCGCAGGGTTCCACATGGAGCTCACCCATGTTGATAGCAAGGGCGGCTACACCGCGGCGGAGCGCGTGCAGCGCGCCATGGCTAGCAGCCGGCAGCGCCTGGCGTCCTTTGTGGACGTGACCGTGCCGGTCCACTGGAACACCAGCCAGTACATCGCGGAGTACATGATCGGCACCCCACCGCAGCGCGCCGAGGCACTCATCGACACCGGCAGCGACCTCATCTGGACGCAGTGCTCCACCTGCAAACAATGCGTCAAGCAGGGCCAGCCCCTCTATAACGCGTCCAAGTCGGAAACCTTCCATGCCGTGTCATGCAATGACACCTTGTGCCTGGCCAACCAGGAGCACTCGTGCCGCCGGGACGGCAGCTGCAATTTCGGGGCCTTGTACGGTGCCGGCGACGCCAGTGGGACCATCGACACCGAGGTCTTCGCCTTTCAAAATGGCTCGGCGAGGCTCACGTTCGGCTGCGTCGAGTCGCTGATGATCTATCCGGGGTCCCTCGATGAGGCGTCCGGCCTCATAGGGCTTGGCCGTGGCCCCCTGTCGCTCGTCTCTCAAGCGAGCGCCAGCAAGTTCTCTTACTGCCACACCCCCTACCTCCGCAGCAACGCCACTGCCGGCGCCAGCAGCCACCTTTTCGTCGGCGCCTCGGCGAGCCTTAGCGGAGGCAGCCCTGTGATGTCCATGTCTTTCGTGCAAGGCCCCAAAGAGTACCCGTTCTACTACGTCCCACTCGTTGGGATAAGTGTGGGACAAACAAGGTTGTCGATCCCACCGACTGTGTTCGCTCTGAAAGAGGACGGCACCAGCGGCGGTGTCATCATCGACTCCGGCAGCCCCACTACGGCTCTGGCCGAGAAGGCATACGCCCCCCTACGTgaggagctccggaggcagctgAACGGGAGCCTCGTGCCGCCGCCTGCTGACAGCGAGATGGACCTGTGTGTGGCGGTGGCGCAGGAAAAGAAAGTACCGTCCATGGTGCTCCACTTCAGTGGTGGAGCGGACATGGTGCTGCCCCCGGAGAACTACTGGGTGCCGCTGGACAGTTCCACGTCATGCATGGTCATGGATACATCCAACGATATGAGCATCATCGGCAACTTCCAGTTGCAGAACATCCACCTGCTCTACGACCTTGCCAAGGATGAGCTCTCTTTCCAAACAGCAGACTGCAGCAAACTCTGA